The Neoarius graeffei isolate fNeoGra1 chromosome 10, fNeoGra1.pri, whole genome shotgun sequence genome has a segment encoding these proteins:
- the LOC132893549 gene encoding transmembrane protein 26 — protein sequence MCRVLDIFLALLSRFLFAVHGIVTVWRVVVVKGEPCYWLLLMGVALLGVEMAVTIKCTHNAEWRWFSPMVFLYLSTVIPSIWFLELNLLQLKLPINSSSADHLLLSDIPIAAGLADLEPENWVAGLEQTMLIVLVLGRWLMPKGDMSRDQLSQLLMVYVGLGADILDIFDTFKEPEVKTNHAVVIVGLSLFSWALMQFPLVLTQTNPPKPHTKIHLKAIKPGLLPCPYTSCCSSEIWSLLLTVGLQDGPFLVYRLYLMLKENVLNQLMIFFICKNILIVMLELYRIGVVHFELHRPGEGEWSPDEPQRQTESVEGERFEVLESNHQGVNECIDES from the exons ATGTGCCGAGTTCTGGACATCTTTCTGGCTCTGCTAAGTCGCTTCCTGTTTGCAGTACATGGCATCGTTACAGTGTGGCGTGTTGTGGTGGTGAAGGGCGAGCCCTGCTATTGGCTGCTGCTGATGGGCGTGGCACTGCTGGGTGTAGAGATGGCCGTTACTATCAAATGCACCCACAACGCAGAGTGGAGATG GTTCTCTCCAATGGTCTTCCTTTATCTCAGTACTGTGATTCCCTCCATCTGGTTCCTGGAGCTGAACCTTCTGCAGCTCAAGTTGCCAATCAACTCGTCTTCAGCTGATCATCTACTCCTGTCTGATATCCCCATAGCAGCA GGATTAGCAGATTTGGAACCTGAGAACTGGGTGGCCGGTTTGGAGCAGACCATGCTTATCGTACTGGTACTAGGACGCTGGCTCATGCCGAAAGGTGACATGTCACGTGACCAGCTCTCACAACTCCTCATGGTCTATGTGGGCCTGGGTGCAGACATCCTAGACATCTTTGACACTTTCAAGGAACCTGAAGTGAAAACCAACCATGCTGTAGTTATTGTGGGGCTGAGCCTCTTCTCCTGGGCCTTAATGCAATTCCCTTTGGTTCTGACACAGACAAATCCCCCTAAACCCCACACAAAGATCCATCTTAAAGCCATCAAACCTGGGTTACTGCCCTGCCCTTATACCTCCTGCTGCTCCAGTGAGATCTGGAGTCTTCTTCTTACTGTTGGTCTCCAGGACGGCCCATTCCTCGTGTACCGCCTCTACCTGATGCTCAAAGAAAATGTTTTGAACCAGCTGATGATCTTCTTCATATGTAAGAACATCCTCATTGTCATGCTAGAGCTGTACAGGATTGGTGTGGTCCACTTTGAGCTGCACAGGCCTGGAGAGGGAGAATGGTCACCTGATGAACctcaaagacagacagaaagtgtTGAAGGTGAAAGGTTTGAAGTTTTAGAGTCTAACCATCAAGGAGTAAATGAATGTATTGACgaaagttga